One window of the Canis aureus isolate CA01 chromosome 1, VMU_Caureus_v.1.0, whole genome shotgun sequence genome contains the following:
- the DBP gene encoding D site-binding protein, translating to MARPVSDRAPASLLLGGPAGAPPGGGALLGLRSLLQGTSKPKEPASCLLKEKERKAAPPTATVPGPGLETAGPADAPAGAAVGGGSPRGRPGAPPGPGLLAPLLWERTLPFGDVEYVDLDAFLLEHGLPPSPPPPGGPSPAPSPVRTPAPSPGPGSCGSASPRSSPGHAPTRAALGAAGGHRAGLTSRDTPSPVDPDTVEVLMTFEPDPADLALSSIPGHETFDPRRHRFSEEELKPQPIMKKARKIQVPEEQKDEKYWSRRYKNNEAAKRSRDARRLKENQISVRAAFLEKENALLRQEVVAVRQELSHYRAVLSRYQAQHGSL from the exons ATGGCGCGGCCGGTGAGCGACAGGGCCCCGGCTTCCCTGCTGCTGGGCGGCCCAGCCGGGGCCCCCCCTGGCGGGGGAGCGCTGCTTGGGCTGCGGAGCCTTCTGCAGGGGACCAGCAAACCCAAAGAGCCAGCCAGCT GTCTCCTGAAGGAAAAGGAGCGCAAGGCGGCTCCGCCAACAGCCACGGTCCCCGGGCCAGGCCTGGAGACGGCGGGCCCGGCGGATGCCCCAGCTGGGGCGGCGGTGGGCGGCGGGTCCCcgcgggggcgcccgggggccccGCCAGGCCCGGGTCTGTTGGCGCCGCTGCTGTGGGAGCGGACGCTGCCGTTCGGCGACGTGGAGTACGTGGACCTGGACGCGTTCTTGCTGGAGCACGGGCTCCCGCCcagcccgccgccgcccgggggcCCATCACCGGCGCCCTCGCCCGTGCGCACGCCCGCACCCTCCCCGGGGCCCGGTTCCTGCGGCTCAGCTTCCCCTCGTTCCTCCCCGGGGCACGcccccacccgggctgccctcgggGCCGCGGGCGGCCACCGCGCAG GCCTGACCTCTCGGGACACACCCAGCCCCGTGGACCCAGACACCGTGGAGGTGCTGATGACATTTGAACCAGACCCGGCCGATTTAGCCCTGTCAAGCATTCCTGGCCATGAGACCTTTGACCCTCGGAGACATCGCTTCTCAGAGGAGGAACTTAAGCCCCAGCCCATCATGAAGAAGGCCCGGAAGATCCAGGTGCCAGAGGAGCAGAAG GACGAGAAGTATTGGAGCCGACGGTACAAGAATAACGAGGCAGCCAAGAGGTCGCGAGATGCCCGGCGGCTCAAGGAGAACCAGATCTCGGTACGGGCGGCCTTCCTGGAGAAGGAGAACGCCCTGCTGAGGCAGGAAGTGGTGGCTGTGCGCCAAGAGCTGTCCCACTACCGCGCCGTGCTGTCCCGCTACCAGGCCCAGCACGGATCCCTGTGA
- the SPHK2 gene encoding sphingosine kinase 2 isoform X2: MNGRLEAEEQRNQRPDQELTWSWGHRPRSALDRAEAMAPPPPPPLAASTPLLHGEFGSYPARGSRFALTLTPQALHIQRLRPKPEARPRGGLVLLAEVSGCCTLRSRSLSDSAAYFCIYTYPQGRRGGRLGGRRRAPRTFRADGAATYEENRAEAQRWATALMCLLRGVPLPGDGEITPELLPRPPRLFLLVNPFGGRGLAWQWCKNHVLPMISEAGLSFNLIQTERQNHARELVQGLNLSEWDGIVTVSGDGLLFEVLNGLLGRPDWEEAVKTPVGILPCGSGNALAGAVNQHGGFEPALGVDLLLNCSLLLCRGGSRPLDLLSVTLASGSRCFSFLSVAWGFVSDVDIQSERFRALGSARFTLGTVLGLANLHTYRGRLSYLPAAVEPASPTPAHGLPRAKSELTLAPAPAPAPPVAHSPLHRSVSDLPLPLPMPQPALTSPGSPEPLPILSLNGGGPELAGDWGGAGDAPLSPDPLLPSPPSSPKAALLSPITEGVPEMPASSGLPPPTPDAPEAISTGGPPDHLLPPLGTPLPPGWVTLEGDFVLMLAISPSHLGADLVAAPHARFDDGLVHLCWVRGGISRAALLRLFLAMERGSHFNLGCPQLGYAAARAFRLEPLTPRGVLTVDGEQVEYGPLQAQMHPGLGTLLTGPPGCPGREP; the protein is encoded by the exons ATGAATGGACGCCTTGAAGCAGAGGAGCAGCGGAATCAG agGCCAGACCAGGAGCTGACCTGGAGCTGGGGCCACAGGCCTAGAAGCGCCCTGGACAGGGCCGAGGCCATGGCCCCCCCACCGCCGCCACCATTGGCCGCCAGCACCCCGCTCCTGCATGGCGAGTTTGGCTCCTACCCAGCCCGCGGCTCCCGCTTCGCCCTCACTCTCACACCACAGGCCCTGCACATACAGCGGCTGCGTCCGAAGCCTGAAGCCCGGCCCCGGGGCGGCTTGGTCCTGTTGGCCGAGGTGTCTGGCTGCTGCACCCTTCGGAGCCGCAGCCTCTCAGACTCAGCAGCCTACTTCTGCATCTACACCTACCCGCAGGGCCGGCGCGGGGGCCGGCTTGGGGGCCGGCGCAGAGCCCCTCGCACCTTTCGGGCCGACGGGGCAGCCACCTACGAGGAGAACCGCGCTGAGGCCCAGCGCTGGGCCACTGCCCTCATGTGTCTGCTCCGTGGAGTGCCACtgcctggggatgggg AAATAACCCCTGAGCTTCTGCCAAGGCCACCCCGATTGTTTCTACTGGTCAATCCCTTCGGGGGGCGGGGTCTGGCCTGGCAGTGGTGTAAGAACCACGTGCTGCCCATGATCTCTGAAGCCGGGCTGTCCTTCAACCTCATCCAGACAG AACGGCAGAACCACGCCCGGGAGCTGGTTCAGGGACTGAACCTGAGTGAGTGGGACGGCATCGTGACAGTCTCAGGAGACGGGCTGCTGTTTGAG GTGCTGAACGGGCTCCTAGGCCGCCCTGATTGGGAAGAAGCTGTGAAGACACCTGTGGGCATTCTCCCCTGTGGCTCAGGCAATGCCCTGGCTGGAGCTGTGAACCAGCATGGGGG GTTTGAACCTGCCCTGGGTGTCGACCTGCTGCTCAACTGCTCACTGCTCCTCTGCCGGGGTGGCAGCCGCCCGCTGGACCTGCTCTCTGTGACACTGGCCTCGGGTTCCCGCTGTTTCTCCTTCCTGTCCGTGGCCTGGGGCTTCGTGTCAGATGTGGACATCCAGAGCGAGCGCTTCAGGGCCCTGGGCAGTGCCCGCTTCACACTGGGCACGGTGCTGGGCCTTGCCAACCTGCACACATACCGCGGACGCCTCTCCTACCTCCCTGCCGCTGTGGAACCTGCCTCACCCACCCCTGCTCACGGCCTGCCCCGTGCCAAGTCAGAGCTGACtctggccccagccccggccccagccccacccgTGGCACACTCACCCCTGCATCGCTCGGTATCTGACCTGCCCCTGCCACTGCCCATGCCCCAGCCTGCCCTGACCTCCCCTGGCTCACCTGAGCCCCTGCCCATCCTGTCTCTCAACGGTGGGGGCCCAGAGTTGGCTGGGgactggggtggggctggggatgcCCCACTGTCCCCAGACCCACTGCTGCCCTCACCACCTAGCTCCCCTAAGGCAGCTTTATTGTCCCCCATCACCGAGGGGGTTCCAGAAATGCCagcctcctctgggctcccacctcccacccctgatGCCCCGGAAGCGATCTCTACTGGGGGCCCACCTGACCACCTGCTCCCTCCTCTGGGCACCCCACTCCCCCCAGGCTGGGTGACGTTGGAGGGGGACTTTGTGCTTATGTTGGCCATCTCACCCAGCCACCTGGGGGCTGATCTGGTGGCAGCTCCCCACGCGCGCTTTGACGACGGCCTGGTGCACCTGTGCTGGGTGCGGGGTGGCATCTCGCGAGCTGCGCTGCTGCGCCTTTTTCTGGCCATGGAGCGAGGGAGCCACTTCAACCTGGGCTGTCCGCAGCTGGGCTATGCCGCGGCCCGTGCCTTCCGCCTCGAGCCTCTCACGCCTCGGGGCGTGCTCACTGTGGACGGAGAGCAGGTGGAGTATGGGCCACTGCAGGCGCAGATGCATCCAGGCCTGGGTACACTGCTCACCGGGCCTCCGGGCTGCCCAGGTCGGGAGCCTTGA
- the SPHK2 gene encoding sphingosine kinase 2 isoform X4, giving the protein MAPPPPPPLAASTPLLHGEFGSYPARGSRFALTLTPQALHIQRLRPKPEARPRGGLVLLAEVSGCCTLRSRSLSDSAAYFCIYTYPQGRRGGRLGGRRRAPRTFRADGAATYEENRAEAQRWATALMCLLRGVPLPGDGEITPELLPRPPRLFLLVNPFGGRGLAWQWCKNHVLPMISEAGLSFNLIQTERQNHARELVQGLNLSEWDGIVTVSGDGLLFEVLNGLLGRPDWEEAVKTPVGILPCGSGNALAGAVNQHGGFEPALGVDLLLNCSLLLCRGGSRPLDLLSVTLASGSRCFSFLSVAWGFVSDVDIQSERFRALGSARFTLGTVLGLANLHTYRGRLSYLPAAVEPASPTPAHGLPRAKSELTLAPAPAPAPPVAHSPLHRSVSDLPLPLPMPQPALTSPGSPEPLPILSLNGGGPELAGDWGGAGDAPLSPDPLLPSPPSSPKAALLSPITEGVPEMPASSGLPPPTPDAPEAISTGGPPDHLLPPLGTPLPPGWVTLEGDFVLMLAISPSHLGADLVAAPHARFDDGLVHLCWVRGGISRAALLRLFLAMERGSHFNLGCPQLGYAAARAFRLEPLTPRGVLTVDGEQVEYGPLQAQMHPGLGTLLTGPPGCPGREP; this is encoded by the exons ATGGCCCCCCCACCGCCGCCACCATTGGCCGCCAGCACCCCGCTCCTGCATGGCGAGTTTGGCTCCTACCCAGCCCGCGGCTCCCGCTTCGCCCTCACTCTCACACCACAGGCCCTGCACATACAGCGGCTGCGTCCGAAGCCTGAAGCCCGGCCCCGGGGCGGCTTGGTCCTGTTGGCCGAGGTGTCTGGCTGCTGCACCCTTCGGAGCCGCAGCCTCTCAGACTCAGCAGCCTACTTCTGCATCTACACCTACCCGCAGGGCCGGCGCGGGGGCCGGCTTGGGGGCCGGCGCAGAGCCCCTCGCACCTTTCGGGCCGACGGGGCAGCCACCTACGAGGAGAACCGCGCTGAGGCCCAGCGCTGGGCCACTGCCCTCATGTGTCTGCTCCGTGGAGTGCCACtgcctggggatgggg AAATAACCCCTGAGCTTCTGCCAAGGCCACCCCGATTGTTTCTACTGGTCAATCCCTTCGGGGGGCGGGGTCTGGCCTGGCAGTGGTGTAAGAACCACGTGCTGCCCATGATCTCTGAAGCCGGGCTGTCCTTCAACCTCATCCAGACAG AACGGCAGAACCACGCCCGGGAGCTGGTTCAGGGACTGAACCTGAGTGAGTGGGACGGCATCGTGACAGTCTCAGGAGACGGGCTGCTGTTTGAG GTGCTGAACGGGCTCCTAGGCCGCCCTGATTGGGAAGAAGCTGTGAAGACACCTGTGGGCATTCTCCCCTGTGGCTCAGGCAATGCCCTGGCTGGAGCTGTGAACCAGCATGGGGG GTTTGAACCTGCCCTGGGTGTCGACCTGCTGCTCAACTGCTCACTGCTCCTCTGCCGGGGTGGCAGCCGCCCGCTGGACCTGCTCTCTGTGACACTGGCCTCGGGTTCCCGCTGTTTCTCCTTCCTGTCCGTGGCCTGGGGCTTCGTGTCAGATGTGGACATCCAGAGCGAGCGCTTCAGGGCCCTGGGCAGTGCCCGCTTCACACTGGGCACGGTGCTGGGCCTTGCCAACCTGCACACATACCGCGGACGCCTCTCCTACCTCCCTGCCGCTGTGGAACCTGCCTCACCCACCCCTGCTCACGGCCTGCCCCGTGCCAAGTCAGAGCTGACtctggccccagccccggccccagccccacccgTGGCACACTCACCCCTGCATCGCTCGGTATCTGACCTGCCCCTGCCACTGCCCATGCCCCAGCCTGCCCTGACCTCCCCTGGCTCACCTGAGCCCCTGCCCATCCTGTCTCTCAACGGTGGGGGCCCAGAGTTGGCTGGGgactggggtggggctggggatgcCCCACTGTCCCCAGACCCACTGCTGCCCTCACCACCTAGCTCCCCTAAGGCAGCTTTATTGTCCCCCATCACCGAGGGGGTTCCAGAAATGCCagcctcctctgggctcccacctcccacccctgatGCCCCGGAAGCGATCTCTACTGGGGGCCCACCTGACCACCTGCTCCCTCCTCTGGGCACCCCACTCCCCCCAGGCTGGGTGACGTTGGAGGGGGACTTTGTGCTTATGTTGGCCATCTCACCCAGCCACCTGGGGGCTGATCTGGTGGCAGCTCCCCACGCGCGCTTTGACGACGGCCTGGTGCACCTGTGCTGGGTGCGGGGTGGCATCTCGCGAGCTGCGCTGCTGCGCCTTTTTCTGGCCATGGAGCGAGGGAGCCACTTCAACCTGGGCTGTCCGCAGCTGGGCTATGCCGCGGCCCGTGCCTTCCGCCTCGAGCCTCTCACGCCTCGGGGCGTGCTCACTGTGGACGGAGAGCAGGTGGAGTATGGGCCACTGCAGGCGCAGATGCATCCAGGCCTGGGTACACTGCTCACCGGGCCTCCGGGCTGCCCAGGTCGGGAGCCTTGA
- the SPHK2 gene encoding sphingosine kinase 2 isoform X1 → MASGEGTSGPAPIPSLESRRPDAQRPDQELTWSWGHRPRSALDRAEAMAPPPPPPLAASTPLLHGEFGSYPARGSRFALTLTPQALHIQRLRPKPEARPRGGLVLLAEVSGCCTLRSRSLSDSAAYFCIYTYPQGRRGGRLGGRRRAPRTFRADGAATYEENRAEAQRWATALMCLLRGVPLPGDGEITPELLPRPPRLFLLVNPFGGRGLAWQWCKNHVLPMISEAGLSFNLIQTERQNHARELVQGLNLSEWDGIVTVSGDGLLFEVLNGLLGRPDWEEAVKTPVGILPCGSGNALAGAVNQHGGFEPALGVDLLLNCSLLLCRGGSRPLDLLSVTLASGSRCFSFLSVAWGFVSDVDIQSERFRALGSARFTLGTVLGLANLHTYRGRLSYLPAAVEPASPTPAHGLPRAKSELTLAPAPAPAPPVAHSPLHRSVSDLPLPLPMPQPALTSPGSPEPLPILSLNGGGPELAGDWGGAGDAPLSPDPLLPSPPSSPKAALLSPITEGVPEMPASSGLPPPTPDAPEAISTGGPPDHLLPPLGTPLPPGWVTLEGDFVLMLAISPSHLGADLVAAPHARFDDGLVHLCWVRGGISRAALLRLFLAMERGSHFNLGCPQLGYAAARAFRLEPLTPRGVLTVDGEQVEYGPLQAQMHPGLGTLLTGPPGCPGREP, encoded by the exons atGGCCTCTGGGGAGGGGACCTCAGGCCCGGCTCCCATCCCCTCCCTGGAGAGCAGGCGGCCAGACGCCCAG agGCCAGACCAGGAGCTGACCTGGAGCTGGGGCCACAGGCCTAGAAGCGCCCTGGACAGGGCCGAGGCCATGGCCCCCCCACCGCCGCCACCATTGGCCGCCAGCACCCCGCTCCTGCATGGCGAGTTTGGCTCCTACCCAGCCCGCGGCTCCCGCTTCGCCCTCACTCTCACACCACAGGCCCTGCACATACAGCGGCTGCGTCCGAAGCCTGAAGCCCGGCCCCGGGGCGGCTTGGTCCTGTTGGCCGAGGTGTCTGGCTGCTGCACCCTTCGGAGCCGCAGCCTCTCAGACTCAGCAGCCTACTTCTGCATCTACACCTACCCGCAGGGCCGGCGCGGGGGCCGGCTTGGGGGCCGGCGCAGAGCCCCTCGCACCTTTCGGGCCGACGGGGCAGCCACCTACGAGGAGAACCGCGCTGAGGCCCAGCGCTGGGCCACTGCCCTCATGTGTCTGCTCCGTGGAGTGCCACtgcctggggatgggg AAATAACCCCTGAGCTTCTGCCAAGGCCACCCCGATTGTTTCTACTGGTCAATCCCTTCGGGGGGCGGGGTCTGGCCTGGCAGTGGTGTAAGAACCACGTGCTGCCCATGATCTCTGAAGCCGGGCTGTCCTTCAACCTCATCCAGACAG AACGGCAGAACCACGCCCGGGAGCTGGTTCAGGGACTGAACCTGAGTGAGTGGGACGGCATCGTGACAGTCTCAGGAGACGGGCTGCTGTTTGAG GTGCTGAACGGGCTCCTAGGCCGCCCTGATTGGGAAGAAGCTGTGAAGACACCTGTGGGCATTCTCCCCTGTGGCTCAGGCAATGCCCTGGCTGGAGCTGTGAACCAGCATGGGGG GTTTGAACCTGCCCTGGGTGTCGACCTGCTGCTCAACTGCTCACTGCTCCTCTGCCGGGGTGGCAGCCGCCCGCTGGACCTGCTCTCTGTGACACTGGCCTCGGGTTCCCGCTGTTTCTCCTTCCTGTCCGTGGCCTGGGGCTTCGTGTCAGATGTGGACATCCAGAGCGAGCGCTTCAGGGCCCTGGGCAGTGCCCGCTTCACACTGGGCACGGTGCTGGGCCTTGCCAACCTGCACACATACCGCGGACGCCTCTCCTACCTCCCTGCCGCTGTGGAACCTGCCTCACCCACCCCTGCTCACGGCCTGCCCCGTGCCAAGTCAGAGCTGACtctggccccagccccggccccagccccacccgTGGCACACTCACCCCTGCATCGCTCGGTATCTGACCTGCCCCTGCCACTGCCCATGCCCCAGCCTGCCCTGACCTCCCCTGGCTCACCTGAGCCCCTGCCCATCCTGTCTCTCAACGGTGGGGGCCCAGAGTTGGCTGGGgactggggtggggctggggatgcCCCACTGTCCCCAGACCCACTGCTGCCCTCACCACCTAGCTCCCCTAAGGCAGCTTTATTGTCCCCCATCACCGAGGGGGTTCCAGAAATGCCagcctcctctgggctcccacctcccacccctgatGCCCCGGAAGCGATCTCTACTGGGGGCCCACCTGACCACCTGCTCCCTCCTCTGGGCACCCCACTCCCCCCAGGCTGGGTGACGTTGGAGGGGGACTTTGTGCTTATGTTGGCCATCTCACCCAGCCACCTGGGGGCTGATCTGGTGGCAGCTCCCCACGCGCGCTTTGACGACGGCCTGGTGCACCTGTGCTGGGTGCGGGGTGGCATCTCGCGAGCTGCGCTGCTGCGCCTTTTTCTGGCCATGGAGCGAGGGAGCCACTTCAACCTGGGCTGTCCGCAGCTGGGCTATGCCGCGGCCCGTGCCTTCCGCCTCGAGCCTCTCACGCCTCGGGGCGTGCTCACTGTGGACGGAGAGCAGGTGGAGTATGGGCCACTGCAGGCGCAGATGCATCCAGGCCTGGGTACACTGCTCACCGGGCCTCCGGGCTGCCCAGGTCGGGAGCCTTGA
- the SPHK2 gene encoding sphingosine kinase 2 isoform X3 translates to METQRPDQELTWSWGHRPRSALDRAEAMAPPPPPPLAASTPLLHGEFGSYPARGSRFALTLTPQALHIQRLRPKPEARPRGGLVLLAEVSGCCTLRSRSLSDSAAYFCIYTYPQGRRGGRLGGRRRAPRTFRADGAATYEENRAEAQRWATALMCLLRGVPLPGDGEITPELLPRPPRLFLLVNPFGGRGLAWQWCKNHVLPMISEAGLSFNLIQTERQNHARELVQGLNLSEWDGIVTVSGDGLLFEVLNGLLGRPDWEEAVKTPVGILPCGSGNALAGAVNQHGGFEPALGVDLLLNCSLLLCRGGSRPLDLLSVTLASGSRCFSFLSVAWGFVSDVDIQSERFRALGSARFTLGTVLGLANLHTYRGRLSYLPAAVEPASPTPAHGLPRAKSELTLAPAPAPAPPVAHSPLHRSVSDLPLPLPMPQPALTSPGSPEPLPILSLNGGGPELAGDWGGAGDAPLSPDPLLPSPPSSPKAALLSPITEGVPEMPASSGLPPPTPDAPEAISTGGPPDHLLPPLGTPLPPGWVTLEGDFVLMLAISPSHLGADLVAAPHARFDDGLVHLCWVRGGISRAALLRLFLAMERGSHFNLGCPQLGYAAARAFRLEPLTPRGVLTVDGEQVEYGPLQAQMHPGLGTLLTGPPGCPGREP, encoded by the exons ATGGAAACCCAG agGCCAGACCAGGAGCTGACCTGGAGCTGGGGCCACAGGCCTAGAAGCGCCCTGGACAGGGCCGAGGCCATGGCCCCCCCACCGCCGCCACCATTGGCCGCCAGCACCCCGCTCCTGCATGGCGAGTTTGGCTCCTACCCAGCCCGCGGCTCCCGCTTCGCCCTCACTCTCACACCACAGGCCCTGCACATACAGCGGCTGCGTCCGAAGCCTGAAGCCCGGCCCCGGGGCGGCTTGGTCCTGTTGGCCGAGGTGTCTGGCTGCTGCACCCTTCGGAGCCGCAGCCTCTCAGACTCAGCAGCCTACTTCTGCATCTACACCTACCCGCAGGGCCGGCGCGGGGGCCGGCTTGGGGGCCGGCGCAGAGCCCCTCGCACCTTTCGGGCCGACGGGGCAGCCACCTACGAGGAGAACCGCGCTGAGGCCCAGCGCTGGGCCACTGCCCTCATGTGTCTGCTCCGTGGAGTGCCACtgcctggggatgggg AAATAACCCCTGAGCTTCTGCCAAGGCCACCCCGATTGTTTCTACTGGTCAATCCCTTCGGGGGGCGGGGTCTGGCCTGGCAGTGGTGTAAGAACCACGTGCTGCCCATGATCTCTGAAGCCGGGCTGTCCTTCAACCTCATCCAGACAG AACGGCAGAACCACGCCCGGGAGCTGGTTCAGGGACTGAACCTGAGTGAGTGGGACGGCATCGTGACAGTCTCAGGAGACGGGCTGCTGTTTGAG GTGCTGAACGGGCTCCTAGGCCGCCCTGATTGGGAAGAAGCTGTGAAGACACCTGTGGGCATTCTCCCCTGTGGCTCAGGCAATGCCCTGGCTGGAGCTGTGAACCAGCATGGGGG GTTTGAACCTGCCCTGGGTGTCGACCTGCTGCTCAACTGCTCACTGCTCCTCTGCCGGGGTGGCAGCCGCCCGCTGGACCTGCTCTCTGTGACACTGGCCTCGGGTTCCCGCTGTTTCTCCTTCCTGTCCGTGGCCTGGGGCTTCGTGTCAGATGTGGACATCCAGAGCGAGCGCTTCAGGGCCCTGGGCAGTGCCCGCTTCACACTGGGCACGGTGCTGGGCCTTGCCAACCTGCACACATACCGCGGACGCCTCTCCTACCTCCCTGCCGCTGTGGAACCTGCCTCACCCACCCCTGCTCACGGCCTGCCCCGTGCCAAGTCAGAGCTGACtctggccccagccccggccccagccccacccgTGGCACACTCACCCCTGCATCGCTCGGTATCTGACCTGCCCCTGCCACTGCCCATGCCCCAGCCTGCCCTGACCTCCCCTGGCTCACCTGAGCCCCTGCCCATCCTGTCTCTCAACGGTGGGGGCCCAGAGTTGGCTGGGgactggggtggggctggggatgcCCCACTGTCCCCAGACCCACTGCTGCCCTCACCACCTAGCTCCCCTAAGGCAGCTTTATTGTCCCCCATCACCGAGGGGGTTCCAGAAATGCCagcctcctctgggctcccacctcccacccctgatGCCCCGGAAGCGATCTCTACTGGGGGCCCACCTGACCACCTGCTCCCTCCTCTGGGCACCCCACTCCCCCCAGGCTGGGTGACGTTGGAGGGGGACTTTGTGCTTATGTTGGCCATCTCACCCAGCCACCTGGGGGCTGATCTGGTGGCAGCTCCCCACGCGCGCTTTGACGACGGCCTGGTGCACCTGTGCTGGGTGCGGGGTGGCATCTCGCGAGCTGCGCTGCTGCGCCTTTTTCTGGCCATGGAGCGAGGGAGCCACTTCAACCTGGGCTGTCCGCAGCTGGGCTATGCCGCGGCCCGTGCCTTCCGCCTCGAGCCTCTCACGCCTCGGGGCGTGCTCACTGTGGACGGAGAGCAGGTGGAGTATGGGCCACTGCAGGCGCAGATGCATCCAGGCCTGGGTACACTGCTCACCGGGCCTCCGGGCTGCCCAGGTCGGGAGCCTTGA
- the SPHK2 gene encoding sphingosine kinase 2 isoform X5 translates to MISEAGLSFNLIQTERQNHARELVQGLNLSEWDGIVTVSGDGLLFEVLNGLLGRPDWEEAVKTPVGILPCGSGNALAGAVNQHGGFEPALGVDLLLNCSLLLCRGGSRPLDLLSVTLASGSRCFSFLSVAWGFVSDVDIQSERFRALGSARFTLGTVLGLANLHTYRGRLSYLPAAVEPASPTPAHGLPRAKSELTLAPAPAPAPPVAHSPLHRSVSDLPLPLPMPQPALTSPGSPEPLPILSLNGGGPELAGDWGGAGDAPLSPDPLLPSPPSSPKAALLSPITEGVPEMPASSGLPPPTPDAPEAISTGGPPDHLLPPLGTPLPPGWVTLEGDFVLMLAISPSHLGADLVAAPHARFDDGLVHLCWVRGGISRAALLRLFLAMERGSHFNLGCPQLGYAAARAFRLEPLTPRGVLTVDGEQVEYGPLQAQMHPGLGTLLTGPPGCPGREP, encoded by the exons ATGATCTCTGAAGCCGGGCTGTCCTTCAACCTCATCCAGACAG AACGGCAGAACCACGCCCGGGAGCTGGTTCAGGGACTGAACCTGAGTGAGTGGGACGGCATCGTGACAGTCTCAGGAGACGGGCTGCTGTTTGAG GTGCTGAACGGGCTCCTAGGCCGCCCTGATTGGGAAGAAGCTGTGAAGACACCTGTGGGCATTCTCCCCTGTGGCTCAGGCAATGCCCTGGCTGGAGCTGTGAACCAGCATGGGGG GTTTGAACCTGCCCTGGGTGTCGACCTGCTGCTCAACTGCTCACTGCTCCTCTGCCGGGGTGGCAGCCGCCCGCTGGACCTGCTCTCTGTGACACTGGCCTCGGGTTCCCGCTGTTTCTCCTTCCTGTCCGTGGCCTGGGGCTTCGTGTCAGATGTGGACATCCAGAGCGAGCGCTTCAGGGCCCTGGGCAGTGCCCGCTTCACACTGGGCACGGTGCTGGGCCTTGCCAACCTGCACACATACCGCGGACGCCTCTCCTACCTCCCTGCCGCTGTGGAACCTGCCTCACCCACCCCTGCTCACGGCCTGCCCCGTGCCAAGTCAGAGCTGACtctggccccagccccggccccagccccacccgTGGCACACTCACCCCTGCATCGCTCGGTATCTGACCTGCCCCTGCCACTGCCCATGCCCCAGCCTGCCCTGACCTCCCCTGGCTCACCTGAGCCCCTGCCCATCCTGTCTCTCAACGGTGGGGGCCCAGAGTTGGCTGGGgactggggtggggctggggatgcCCCACTGTCCCCAGACCCACTGCTGCCCTCACCACCTAGCTCCCCTAAGGCAGCTTTATTGTCCCCCATCACCGAGGGGGTTCCAGAAATGCCagcctcctctgggctcccacctcccacccctgatGCCCCGGAAGCGATCTCTACTGGGGGCCCACCTGACCACCTGCTCCCTCCTCTGGGCACCCCACTCCCCCCAGGCTGGGTGACGTTGGAGGGGGACTTTGTGCTTATGTTGGCCATCTCACCCAGCCACCTGGGGGCTGATCTGGTGGCAGCTCCCCACGCGCGCTTTGACGACGGCCTGGTGCACCTGTGCTGGGTGCGGGGTGGCATCTCGCGAGCTGCGCTGCTGCGCCTTTTTCTGGCCATGGAGCGAGGGAGCCACTTCAACCTGGGCTGTCCGCAGCTGGGCTATGCCGCGGCCCGTGCCTTCCGCCTCGAGCCTCTCACGCCTCGGGGCGTGCTCACTGTGGACGGAGAGCAGGTGGAGTATGGGCCACTGCAGGCGCAGATGCATCCAGGCCTGGGTACACTGCTCACCGGGCCTCCGGGCTGCCCAGGTCGGGAGCCTTGA